The following proteins are co-located in the Apis mellifera strain DH4 linkage group LG9, Amel_HAv3.1, whole genome shotgun sequence genome:
- the LOC726215 gene encoding uncharacterized protein LOC726215, with amino-acid sequence MNYGGNMPDWHQYNTSQTNEVSSSTQNINSGHLTFIPGVSPTLNPISLNSEGLNKHQNDANYNSRNFQSFNNASNGSTIPNNSPLASMVQMQNCIGHYGTSNTRNPMLDNINASVDPRNTTIGTINDEIGYRSNQVPFNGPIGHLNGPNCNLNAPSGPRTGPGSIPGPRTNSGLGTNPSTGTGPSSMFGPGSRHGPTLGTGSSSGNMGPRNTNINSLPPGKPGPSSSFIPCKGLCCNSDPNINYQQWEKFGSYQNNTSYRDNVHSSNYQIENKHFGNNCNFRKDNLEGKEVMSPVLPNAPTIDHRRNFPDYKYHKDHLMHRNYVTSSGMFHNYSMQNYNYSTEHQKYPYPVKEHARTNNMNMPNSGILKHQEQNFIPQQKFNNKQFQYQNGNMLSKGMPNLNVNANMASSSQNPYFNSQFPRNISAEMPHECQETTDNTAMINRMQNTFIHNSSPQHQVYQHKIAMQKFSIENHLRELSRIPGYQSHPKYKECVLRYREVLKLQQSSGSYQNPVQQTPHVATPINTMPPINLQFDQNGMLINSNYLPDNFPKLQHAPIMEQTSKDIDKQNKGQDIGIVNEKCQQQSDQLMIPQQGEHVPSSSSSSSSSCTETFQKQNQFSIHEDFNQNQLKVQTSESHSFNTLNTNTNTSNETMTQQKTSKEFADKPDLDVRQFLANWDETDDEDGTANLPDAVLSETTPVVVVSYENIDLSSKTSQSAEVVSRKVSNFCSNEVMESSSNNKEAEASVITAQDCLTISYSASDNSQIVKTSKRTIGEGVVKPGSIIHCISNGPDEIPTIHIVDNLEISNILGAPDDQVIQTLEKQKGIPFFRESNNDGETEARQGTEQENKADRNPILPADYTSSLDNIEKKSSSISETMKTVPAIQSSNELRVLSEKENLDDNIELKKQHSFEESHNPDDISLPDLPTSECTPISTTLNTPIHSDTEESSQNIEDLSISTNPIEVMQNSPVISFTQLNSEDKAKNGSLDSLELDNNRPPHHNHHHHHNHHHHRKSNSSNEQEVDDFDLSSNNSKTKSAEMRSKKSVEVNSSRKKPCLMDGGKEDDARGILASIEYESEDYERKRKGGSTEALMRIEKRGDNSNANSSPTASDDESRSDKESCRRKRIKDVSTNTSCELDPNARKRAAREGTGWREKSQKSGDHLKQSKDARRLDDCSIQEEHSACHITSQCKHCSVAVIKDNEKRGHDHRITGLKSAESFRTSITKELPEESAENRKRVAGKPTFHETIQSQTCKLLQKDLKTTVDGDVRYTAEEMRLLKEYRKAKERILHQDTQEERKRSRSGHKVVRCSQIQKQSNEVRKNPCPDQNATSATNLNLQEEGKKGHPLKGLGPPDFGIQVANVNLKIKDNDVGKKLILADNGQEHVKDSLEGIQIEINVSCTDRNAKEQQTKRLLYDDRSLYEIPPFALECQHSKESELSSRDHEKKLEKAVLDPIESREQGKGEKDSREENEETNSKETCTNKALCDDASRGINDADPVDMVKPKITSSAIIDANNKIKNKLENEDSEDNRRKKGEGAACSIDVSNVTTEKELACLSRTSAKLAESNVAELRSNPSNLDFKNSAKYSGMDLDHRLDEGSEKDEAYRWKKPKIDDIFEDCEMFGSSDGYINPIFSSIDKMEDLHTVPVYTTKDGKISYSPNRRFTYHELMMEARKRDLPYSSVKKSHYAENWNNCYNSSKFRKLYKKRRHHGASERNKYEYKNTRYLYDRKRNNSDEFYNKNHVKYKDYVHSIRNNNAVWTDHYKMDKMYSSSDSDEQIVDRDKNSEASNCRKDTSCVTKSQKDESTIGDEKLDVESKSEENNLSNKDKDLDLGDTVQFNILDKGKEEITNYNEPDVQSNIAPTSAESDHENDKNQNAEDKCLDDSELKEDVRANENENSKNECADKINDKIELENETIGENEEKEESSSKEEEKSSMDENMEFASCDVEEEKNKKVSLEEIIEQQEEGIDTNALDGETAPEIEKSFESIMDSVEIKKSSETDRVTTESIIDATSEVSEVRVESNDGFDEISQEFSNPEKPSDVFDEIANEKCERDEGNTLENCEREGVQFITEVEIPSENQEDLNEEVREKDGEVLEYNNDDNSLKDSSVMEQEEPESQLMLTELTDRYISVETIEYDENINTADSSDQIMDEEQNFSEEQNFVGFPEDQIDIEDKCITETVSNKGEIEVILSNIEETLVEETIGSDGTRIENDEQDDLLTRMNCDQDSSVEKETLIFNAYCANSPTGVDVEIRKNKTEEDESKKEEEIREERVKDKNLINSSDSNTDVEAIPKLIIKKADPSHLKSERSIDRRDSSETYNNNKYDTKLLSELRPKIPKVIIMKNRSRSVTPTVEILEKSKYDKSPDQSKSMDVDNKDVESYTLKYSNYENKVPKVRIKLEDISSKDLKLYLKRKATKKTVPKMRIKKLKTQESERFEMENSSGTEEEEDEEDEEEDEEEEEEEAETSSDEEEDTNFHESMSSDVETERIPKLKLKKQEENKYFSPERSKGKDSNISKISLKKTKRTREEDSKHTANKNTAINDELKKKFPQCIIEKIPKVIIKRTQIGAEFKCEISKSKKTSIAETSKWQPKVKLQRLNVLDYMVKDLKQSKSIIDTTTHVNDNKDNDISNEVAIDNNKIKLSRSNSVSNLSPTKCKQRRLSDSGFIKIHSKSMITEFDDNLDDNMDDNIFKSNDNESKNLKKKGKKKLFSQNEQTYCNYNDESEDEIKETVTKHSFRNILTNENNDLMVVKKKYSSFGTKGSTSLVEDKFLDSVTCLDNNDNDSTIIKIDSSDESQTTIEILPASPNSSDDEPKNSESENTSKINMANAIPTQLELELELIDNNNMYSDIFASKIDYASHSKNKYINQESTESYFDEFQHFSQDTFDQNDHILIKNQQSYNSQKESNDYFYCNDLLVKEVLAAKETLKKCLTRPENVDIDERKSRLRTVAEKKQGLSFSFNDFEKSLDKFEKVCTNKENDEVKKDRTSKNLEKKGHKSPRRMKTEEIEESCSKQDESFSLVCPTASTHEENNISELTTISLKASKKFDKTTMSNKASVNNSDPLHNNTKELQEEKSQKKNNSSEYQKENDTKTKEDNMPLLVPEFSLNFDSNSDRDSSRSPPVITNQEEVEQMIGDVKLMESKMISQIEKIDENKKHSYKDCEMTIADIITQLAYHEKATIKHKRYCNLCERWFPTTSRHRRHLAGYQHRYMELTQRKSIHALFILFTGKPCPKLLPANVIRSDCSIGELTPLQIAVQDVAKCVEYVQPDHKTKE; translated from the exons ATGAACTACGGTGGGAATATGCCAGATTGGCACCAATATAATACCTCACAAACAAATGAAGTTTCATCTTCTacgcaaaatataaattctggtCACCTTACATTCATTCCTGGTGTCAGTCCTACGTTAAATCCAATTAGCCTTAACTCAGAGGGCCTAAATAAGCATCAGAATGATGCAAATTacaattcaagaaattttcaatcttttaacAATGCCTCGAATGGTTCAACTATTCCAAATAATAGCCCTCTCGCATCTATGGTGCAAATGCAGAATTGCATTGGCCATTATGGTACTTCAAATACAAGAAATCCTAtgttagataatataaatgctTCTGTGGATCCTAGAAACACTACAATTGGAActataaatgatgaaatagGATACAGAAGTAATCAGGTGCCTTTCAATGGACCTATAGGTCATCTAAACGGACCAAACTGCAATTTAAATGCACCTTCTGGACCTAGAACAGGGCCTGGGTCTATCCCTGGACCTAGAACTAATTCTGGACTTGGGACCAATCCCAGCACTGGAACTGGTCCCAGTTCTATGTTTGGGCCTGGTTCCAGACATGGACCGACACTAGGAACTGGATCAAGCTCTGGAAATATGGGACCAagaaatactaatattaattcacTACCTCCCGGAAAACCTGGCCCCTCTTCTTCGTTTATCCCTTGTAAAGGTTTGTGTTGCAATTCAGATcccaatattaattatcaacaatGGGAGAAGTTTGGATCCTATCAAAATAATACATCGTATAGAGATAACGTACATTCATCTAATTATCAGAtcgaaaataaacattttggaaataattgtaattttagaaaagataatttagaaGGTAAAGAAGTAATGAGTCCTGTATTACCCAATGCGCCCACTATAGATcatagaagaaattttccagattataaatatcataaggATCATCTAATGCATAGAAATTATGTAACATCTTCGGGAATGTTTCACAATTACTCCAtgcaaaattacaattattctacGGAGCATCAAAAATATCCATATCCCGTGAAAGAACACGCAAGGACGAATAATATGAACATGCCGAATTCAGGAATACTTAAGCATCAAGAGCAAAATTTCATTCCCCAGCAAAAGTTCAACAACAAACAATTCCAATATCAGAATGGGAATATGTTGTCCAAAGGGATGCCTAATTTAAACGTAAACGCAAATATGGCATCATCCTCTCAAAATCCGTATTTCAATTCGCAATTTCCAAGAAACATTTCTGCAGAAATGCCCCACGAATGTCAAGAAACCACCGATAATACTGCAATGATAAACAGGATGCAGAATACCTTTATACACAACTCTTCTCCGCAGCATCAAGTATATCAACACAAAATAGcaatgcaaaaattttcaatagaaaatcATCTTAGAGAACTGAGCAGGATACCTGGTTATCAATCCCATCCCAAATATAAAGAATGTGTTCTCAGATATAGAGAAGTATTGAAATTACAGCAATCGTCTGGATCATATCAAAATCCAGTTCAACAAACCCCACACGTAGCAACACCGATAAACACTATGCCGCCTATTAATTTGCAGTTCGATCAGAATGGTATGTTGATAAATTCCAATTATCTGCCGGATAATTTTCCCAAATTGCAGCATGCACCGATCATGGAGCAAACATCAAAAGACATCGATAAACAAAACAAGGGTCAAGACATTGGTATAGTTAACGAAAAGTGTCAACAGCAATCGGACCAATTAATGATTCCCCAGCAAGGTGAGCacgttccttcttcttcttcttcttcttcttcttcttgtacgGAGACGTTCCAAAAGCAGAATCAATTCTCGATACACGAAGAtttcaatcaaaatcaattaaaagtaCAAACGAGCGAGAGCCACAGCTTTAACACTTTGAATACCAACACCAACACCAGCAACGAAACGATGACGCAGCAAAAAACGTCGAAAGAGTTTGCCGATAAACCGGATTTGGACGTCAGGCAATTCTTGGCCAATTGGGACGAAACCGACGACGAAGACGGAACGGCCAACCTGCCTGACGCCGTTCTAAGCGAGACAACCCCGGTCGTCGTGGTGAGTTACGAAAATATAGATCTTTCGTCGAAAACGTCTCAAAGTGCGGAGGTGGTCTCGAGGAAAGTAAGTAATTTCTGTTCAAACGAGGTTATGGAAAGCAGTAGTAACAACAAGGAGGCCGAGGCGAGCGTAATAACTGCCCAAGATTGTTTGACCATATCCTATTCAGCGTCTGACAATTCTCAAATTGTAAAAACTTCCAAAAGAACCATAGGGGAAGGAGTTGTAAAACCTGGTAGCATTATACACTGCATCAGCAACGGCCCCGACGAAATACCCACCATTCACATAGTGGACAATTTAGAGATAAGCAACATCCTAGGGGCGCCTGATGACCAGGTTATACAAACGTTGGAGAAACAGAAAGGGATACCGTTTTTCAGGGAGTCGAATAACGATGGAGAAACTGAAGCTCGCCAGGGTACAGAGCAGGAGAACAAAGCCGATAGAAATCCTATACTGCCCGCTGATTACACCTCATCTTTGGATAATATTGAGAAAAAGAGCTCGAGCATATCTGAGACTATGAAAACGGTCCCTGCAATACAGAGCAGCAACGAGTTGAGGGTGTTGTCGGAGAAGGAGAATCTGGACGACAATATAGAATTGAAGAAACAGCACAGCTTCGAGGAGTCGCACAATCCGGACGATATCAGCTTACCGGATTTGCCGACGTCCGAATGCACTCCTATATCCACCACGTTGAACACCCCCATTCACTCCGACACCGAGGAATCGTCTCAGAACATAGAGGATTTGTCCATATCCACGAATCCCATAGAGGTGATGCAAAACAGTCCTGTAATCAGTTTCACGCAGTTGAACAGCGAGGATAAAGCGAAGAACGGATCTCTGGACAGTTTGGAGCTAGATAACAATCGTCCTCCTCATCacaatcatcatcatcaccacAATCATCATCACCATCGCAAGAGCAATAGCTCGAACGAGCAAGAGGTGGATGATTTTGATCTCTCGAGCAACAATTCTAAAACAAAATCGGCGGAAATGAGGAGTAAGAAGAGCGTCGAGGTAAACAGTTCGAGGAAAAAACCTTGTCTGATGGATGGAGGGAAAGAGGACGACGCAAGGGGTATTCTAGCGTCCATCGAGTACGAGTCGGAGGATTACGAGAGGAAGCGCAAAGGAGGATCGACGGAAGCGTTGATGAGAATTGAAAAGCGTGGCGACAATTCCAACGCAAATTCGAGCCCAACGGCGTCCGATGACGAGTCGAGAAGCGATAAAGAGTCGTGCAGGAGGAAACGGATAAAGGACGTGTCCACGAACACGTCCTGCGAGCTCGATCCGAATGCGAGGAAAAGGGCGGCGAGAGAGGGAACCGGTTGGAGGGAGAAGAGCCAGAAAAGCGGTGATCATTTGAAACAATCGAAAGACGCGAGAAGGTTGGACGATTGTTCGATCCAAGAAGAGCATTCTGCGTGCCATATCACCTCTCAATGCAAACACTGTTCCGTTGCTGTGATAAAGGACAACGAGAAGAGGGGACACGATCACAGGATCACGGGTTTAAAGTCGGCCGAGTCCTTCAGGACGAGCATTACCAAAGAGCTTCCCGAGGAGAGTGCGGAGAACAGGAAACGCGTGGCCGGTAAACCTACGTTCCACGAAACCATTCAATCCCAAACGTGTAAATTGTTGCAGAAAGATTTGAAAACGACGGTCGACGGGGACGTGAGATACACGGCCGAGGAGATGCGTTTGCTGAAAGAGTACAGGAAAGCGAAGGAGAGGATACTGCATCAGGATACccaggaggagagaaagaggtcGAGGAGCGGTCACAAGGTGGTGAGATGTTCCCAAATACAGAAGCAGAGCAACGAGGTGCGCAAAAATCCGTGTCCAGACCAAAATGCAACCTCTGCAACCAATTTGAATCTCcaggaggaagggaagaagggGCATCCGTTGAAGGGTTTGGGCCCCCCCGACTTTGGCATACAAGTAGCGAACGTGAACTTGAAAATCAAGGACAACGACGTGGGTAAGAAGTTGATCCTGGCCGACAATGGACAGGAGCACGTGAAGGATTCGTTGGAGGGTATCCAAATCGAGATCAACGTTTCGTGTACGGACAGAAACGCGAAGGAGCAGCAGACCAAGCGACTGTTGTACGACGACCGTAGCCTCTACGAGATCCCCCCTTTCGCGTTGGAATGCCAACATTCCAAAGAAAGCGAGTTGTCGAGCAGAGATCACGAGAAAAAACTCGAAAAGGCCGTGTTGGATCCCATTGAGTCGAGGGAGCAGGGTAAAGGTGAGAAAGACTCGAGAGAAGAGAACGAGGAAACGAATTCTAAGGAAACTTGCACAAATAAAGCGTTGTGCGACGATGCGTCGAGAGGTATTAATGACGCTGATCCCGTGGATATGGTGAAACCGAAAATAACTAGTAGTGCCATAATTgatgcaaataataaaattaagaataagcTGGAGAACGAAGATAGTGAGGATaatcgaaggaagaaaggggaaGGTGCCGCGTGTTCCATCGACGTCTCGAATGTAACCACGGAGAAGGAGTTGGCGTGTCTCTCGAGGACTTCTGCGAAACTGGCTGAGAGCAATGTTGCCGAGTTGAGGAGCAATCCGAGCAACTTGGATTTCAAGAATTCGGCCAAATATTCCGGTATGGATTTGGACCACCGGCTTGACGAGGGATCTGAGAAGGATGAGGCGTACAGATGGAAGAAGCCAAAGATAGACGACATTTTCGAAGACTGTGAAATGTTTGGGAGCAGCGACGGGTACATAAATCCCATATTCTCGAGTATAGATAAGATGGAAGATCTGCACACAGTTCCTGTATACACAACCAAAGATGGAAAGATATCGTATAGTCCTAATCGAAGGTTCACTTATCACGAATTGATGATGGAGGCGCGTAAACGAGACTTGCCTTACTCCTCCGTGAAGAAATCCCACTACGCGGAGAATTGGAACAATTGTTACAACTCGTCCAAGTTTCGTAAATTGTACAAGAAGAGGAGGCATCACGGCGCCAGCGAGAGGAACAAGTACGAGTATAAGAACACCAGGTACCTTTACGATAGGAAGAGGAACAATTCGGACGAGTTTTACAATAAGAACCACGTTAAGTACAAAGACTACGTTCACAGCATTAGGAACAATAATGCCGTGTGGACTGATCATTATAAGATGGACAAGATGTACAGCAGCAGCGATTCCGACGAACAGATCGTGGACCGTGATAAAAATTCCGAGGCGAGTAATTGCAGAAAGGATACGAGCTGTGTGACGAAATCGCAGAAAGACGAATCGACGATCGGCGACGAGAAATTAGATGTGGAATCTAAGAGTGAGGAGAATAATTTGTCGAACAAAGACAAAGATTTAGATCTAGGAGACACggttcaatttaatattcttgataAAGGTAAGGAAGAAATTACTAATTACAATGAACCTGATGTGCAATCGAATATCGCGCCAACCTCTGCAGAATCGGAtcatgaaaatgataaaaaccaAAATGCGGAGGATAAATGTTTGGATGATTCAGAATTGAAAGAAGATGTTCGAGCGaatgagaatgaaaattcgaaaaatgaatgcgctgataaaataaatgataaaattgaattggaaAATGAAACTATTGGCGAGAatgaagagaaggaggagtcaagttcgaaagaagaagaaaaatcctcGATGGACGAAAATATGGAATTTGCTTCGTGCGATgtcgaagaggagaagaacAAAAAGGTTAGTTTGGAAGAAATTATCGAACAGCAGGAAGAAGGAATCGATACGAATGCGTTGGATGGTGAAACTGCTCCAGAAATTGAAAAGAGTTTTGAAAGTATAATGGATAGCGTAGAGATTAAGAAAAGTTCAGAAACTGACCGAGTTACAACAGAGTCCATAATTGACGCGACGAGTGAAGTTTCAGAAGTTCGAGTAGAATCTAACGACggattcgatgaaatttcgcAAGAATTTTCGAATCCGGAGAAACCGAGTGACGTGTTCGATGAAATTGCGAACGAAAAATGTGAGAGAGACGAGGGAAATACGTTGGAGAATTGCGAGAGGGAGGGCGTGCAATTCATCACGGAGGTTGAAATCCCTAGCGAAAATCAAGAAGATTTAAACGAGGAGGTGAGGGAGAAAGATGGCGAGGTTTTGGAGTATAATAACGACGACAATTCGTTGAAAGACAGTTCCGTGATGGAACAGGAGGAACCCGAATCTCAATTGATGTTGACAGAGTTGACCGATCGTTACATTTCTGTTGAAACGATTGAATACGACGAAAATATTAACACGGCGGATTCTTCAGATCAAATAATGGACGAGGAGCAAAATTTTTCCGAGGAACAAAATTTTGTCGGTTTCCCAGAGGATCAAATCGACATCGAGGATAAATGTATCACCGAGACCGTGTCGAATAAAGGCGAGATAGAAGTCATTCTGTCAAATATAGAGGAAACTTTGGTCGAGGAAACGATAGGAAGTGACGGTACGAGGATCGAGAACGATGAACAAGATGATTTGTTGACGCGGATGAATTGCGATCAAGATTCGTCGGTGGAGAAAGAGACGCTTATTTTCAACGCGTATTGCGCCAACTCGCCAACAGGTGTGGACGttgaaattaggaaaaataagACTGAAGAAGacgaatcgaagaaagaagaggaaatccGTGAAGAAAGGGttaaggataaaaatttaatcaactcGTCGGATAGCAATACGGACGTGGAGGCGATACCCAAACTGATTATAAAGAAAGCCGACCCGTCACATTTGAAATCGGAGCGTTCAATAGATCGTAGAGATTCTTCTGAaacttacaataataataaatacgataCGAAATTATTATCCGAATTACGTCCAAAAATACCGAAGGTGATCATTATGAAGAATAGGTCACGATCGGTGACCCCGACGgtggaaattttggaaaaatccaAATACGACAAATCCCCGGATCAAAGCAAAAGTATGGATGTGGATAACAAAGACGTCGAATCGTATACTTTGAAGTACAGTAATTACGAAAATAAGGTACCCAAGGTGAGGATAAAATTGGAGGATATATCGTCGaaagatttgaaattatatttaaaacggaAAGCTACCAAGAAAACTGTCCCAAAGATGAGAATTAAGAAGCTTAAAACGCAAGAGAGTGAAAGGTTTGAGATGGAGAATAGTTCAGggacagaagaagaagaagacgaagaagacgaagaagaagacgaagaagaagaagaagaagaagcggaaACTTCTTCCGACGAGGAAgaagatacaaattttcacgaatcgaTGTCCAGCGACGTGGAAACCGAAAGAATACCGAaactaaaattgaaaaaacaagaagaaaataaatatttttcgccaGAAAGAAGCAAAGGGAaagattcgaatatttctaaaatttccttgAAAAAAACCAAAAGAACTAGGGAAGAAGATTCGAAACACACTGCCAATAAGAATACGGCAATTAACgacgaattaaagaaaaagtttcctCAGTGCATTATCGAGAAAATTCCTAaggttataataaaaagaacccAGATCGGGGCGGAATTTAAATGCGAGATtagtaaaagtaaaaagacTTCGATCGCCGAAACCTCAAAGTGGCAACCGAAAGTAAAATTGCAAAGATTAAATGTTCTGGATTATATGGTGAAAGATTTGAAGCAATCGAAAAGTATCATTGATACGACCACTCACGTAAacgataataaagataatgataTTAGTAATGAGGTTGCAattgacaataataaaataaaattatctagaTCTAATTCAGTATCCAATTTATCTCCCACTAAGTGCAAACAGAGAAGATTATCGGACTCtggttttataaaaatacactcGAAATCGATGATCACCGAATTCGATGATAACTTAGATGATAATATggatgataatattttcaaatcaaacgacaatgaaagtaaaaatttaaagaagaaagggaagaagaaattattttctcaaaatgaacaaacttattgtaattataatgatgAGAGCGAggatgaaataaaagagacTGTCACGAAACATtcctttagaaatattttaacgaacgAAAACAACGATCTGATGGTTGTGAAGAAGAAATACTCATCATTTGGGACCAAGGGAAGTACATCTCTTGTAGAAGATAAATTTCTAGATTCTGTCACGTGtttagataataatgataatgatagtacaataattaaaatcgattcttcTGATGAAAGTCAAACTACCATAGAAATTCTACCAGCATCACCAAATAGTAGCGATGATGAACCAAAGAATTCTGAATCTGAAAATACTAGTAAAATAAACATGGCAAATGCAATCCCAACACAATTGGAATTAGAATTGGAGCTTatcgataacaataatatgtaTTCCGATATATTTGCATCAAAAATTGACTATGCGTCCCATTCtaagaacaaatatattaatcaagaaTCGACTGAATCatatttcgatgaatttcAACATTTCTCGCAAGATACTTTTGATCAAAACGAtcatatcttaataaaaaatcaacaatCGTATAATTCGCAAAAAGaatcaaatgattatttttattgcaatgaTTTATTAGTTAAAGAAGTATTAGCTGCTAAGGAAACATTGAAGAAATGTTTGACTCGGCCGGAAAACGTAGATATAGATGAAAGAAAATCGCGATTGAGAACAGTAGCTGAGAAGAAGCAAGGTTTAAGTTTCAGTTTtaacgattttgaaaaatcattagataaatttgaaaaggtATGTACTAACAAGGAAAATGATGAAGTAAAAAAGGATAGAAcatctaaaaatttagaaaagaaagggCATAAATCTCCTCGTAGAATGAAAAcggaagaaattgaagaaagttGTTCGAAACAGGATGAAAGTTTTTCCCTGGTTTGCCCTACAGCTTCCACACAtgaagagaataatatttccgAATTGACAACGATTTCGTTAAAAGcttctaaaaaatttgataaaacaaCAATGAGTAACAAGGCATCTGTGAACAATTCTGATCCATTACATAACAACACGAAAGAATTGCAGGAGGAAAAATCtcagaaaaaaaacaatagcaGCGAATATCAGAAGGAAAATGATACAAAGACAAAGGAGGATAATATGCCATTATTAGTGCCAgagttttctttaaattttgattccaATTCAGATAGAGATAGTTCCAGATCTCCGCCTGTTATAACGAATCAAGAAGAAGTTGAACAAATGATAGGAGATGTAAAGTTGATGGAAAGTAAAATGATAAGTcagattgaaaaaatagatgaaaataaaaaacattcctATAAAGACTGTGAAATGACAATTGCTGATATTATAACGCAATTAGCTTATCATGAAaag GCaacaataaaacataaaagataTTGCAATTTGTGCGAAAGATGGTTTCCCACAACTTCACGACATCGCCGACATTTAGCTGGATATCAACATCGTTATATGGAATTGACACAACGTAAAAGTATACACGcgctttttattctttttactgGTAAACCATGTCCAAAGCTTTTGCCAGCAAATGTCATTCGCAGTGATTGTTCTATAGGAGAATTGACACCTTTGCAAATTGCGGTTCAg gatGTTGCAAAATGTGTTGAATATGTGCAACCGGATCATAAGACAAaagaataa